Genomic segment of Actinomycetota bacterium:
CCGGTGGCGCTAACGTCGACCTCGATCTGGCTGGCGAGCTCCTCCGCGTGCGCGATCGGCTCGACGAGATCCGGCGCGTGCTCGCCGACGAGGGACTCGTCACCGAGGGCTCGACCGGCCAGCGTCGGGCGCACCCGCTCGTCGCGGTCGAGGAGTCGCTGCGATCCCAGCTGCTCGGAATCAGTGATCGCCTGCTCATCAATCCGTCGAAGCGTGGCTGGAACGTCCGCGTCAGTAAGGACGGACGGCTCCAGCGAGGGAAGTAGCCGCCCTCGGCATCGCGTCGAGAGACGCACGCTCGCCCACGCGGGCGAGATGACGCCGCATTCAC
This window contains:
- a CDS encoding P27 family phage terminase small subunit, whose translation is MVADCRAASGGANVDLDLAGELLRVRDRLDEIRRVLADEGLVTEGSTGQRRAHPLVAVEESLRSQLLGISDRLLINPSKRGWNVRVSKDGRLQRGK